From one Cyanobacterium stanieri PCC 7202 genomic stretch:
- a CDS encoding hypothetical protein (KEGG: syp:SYNPCC7002_A0731 hypothetical protein~SPTR: Putative uncharacterized protein) yields the protein MNRFFGSWRSILMAIALTTTGCGYLIHGGFAGENQVTIEEIKTSADSENKSVKIEGNVTQVIPLVNGYAFEIEDNTGSIWVMTTGEKPEVGQKISTQATVNREEIMIAEQDMSSFYLQEIVEEEDISEEEIDDDTVEFDEDTPTPETDG from the coding sequence ATGAATCGATTTTTTGGCTCTTGGCGTTCGATTTTAATGGCGATCGCCCTTACCACTACAGGATGCGGATATTTAATCCATGGAGGTTTTGCAGGAGAAAATCAAGTTACCATTGAAGAGATAAAAACCTCGGCAGATAGTGAAAATAAATCCGTCAAAATTGAGGGCAATGTAACCCAAGTTATTCCTCTGGTGAATGGTTATGCTTTTGAAATAGAAGATAATACAGGATCTATTTGGGTGATGACCACAGGAGAAAAGCCAGAAGTCGGGCAAAAAATCAGTACCCAAGCCACGGTTAACCGTGAAGAAATCATGATCGCCGAACAGGACATGAGTAGTTTTTATCTCCAAGAAATAGTAGAGGAAGAAGATATTTCCGAGGAAGAAATTGATGATGATACCGTAGAATTTGACGAGGACACCCCCACCCCAGAAACCGATGGTTAG
- a CDS encoding hypothetical protein (PFAM: Predicted periplasmic protein (DUF2233)~KEGG: cyh:Cyan8802_2070 hypothetical protein~SPTR: Putative uncharacterized protein;~manually curated), which produces MLVSFLSVLFLDGFNFNITQGIGQPVFAQNNTQGVVATGTRTFLNQREINLPWMEWREGNQTYIGISDIALQNTLGVELLNSNNPNEQPIQWFNSYQNLPARFVNPYRYLDTRRLLENTSIAIERQGDSLIINTPNSRVNRVYDINQPQQKRVVIELERSTFFRVSQARDEGVIIIEGQPNFNVSGQGNGNSINPLNNTGALEDEGDTIRGGETPVSGSLFRVERSNNTTLVHINIPAGHSLRVNSSAPNVLFAELSPTAKVQKNITWSNDLSWQDRYVRLSNGETFFVSMLKANLQRSDLSLRPIVPDNNTMIGTAPLRTMAQGQGAIAAINGGFFNRNNQLPLGAIRNNQNWQSAPILNRGVLAWNDAGSFQISRLRLQETITNNSTGDRLVSDYINSGYVQTGVSRYTRSWGDRYTSLSNNETIIVVEGDRIRDKINVAQAGSNPITIPANGYLIVIRNSPQLATNFNQGQQLQITSTTTPPNMANFPYMLGAGPMLLTNRQIVLNAEAEGFSNAFNQQRASRSGVALDNQGNIMFVAVHQRVGGPGPSLQEFAQILLQLGATDALNLDGGSSTQIYLGGEIIDRSPVTAARVHNGLGLFFRPRN; this is translated from the coding sequence ATTCTTGTTTCCTTTCTGTCTGTTCTCTTTTTAGATGGTTTTAATTTTAATATTACCCAAGGAATTGGACAGCCTGTTTTTGCTCAAAATAACACTCAAGGAGTAGTGGCAACAGGTACAAGAACTTTTCTTAATCAACGGGAAATCAATCTACCTTGGATGGAATGGCGAGAGGGAAATCAAACCTATATCGGTATCAGTGATATTGCCTTACAAAATACTTTAGGGGTGGAATTATTAAATAGTAATAATCCGAATGAGCAACCTATTCAGTGGTTTAATTCTTATCAAAATTTACCTGCTCGGTTTGTCAATCCTTATCGTTATTTAGATACCAGAAGATTATTAGAAAATACAAGTATTGCCATAGAAAGACAGGGAGATTCTTTAATTATTAATACTCCCAATAGTCGAGTAAATCGGGTATATGATATTAATCAACCTCAACAGAAAAGAGTGGTAATTGAGTTGGAAAGATCTACTTTTTTCCGTGTTAGTCAGGCAAGAGATGAGGGGGTAATTATCATCGAAGGGCAACCGAATTTTAATGTTTCGGGACAGGGTAATGGTAATTCCATTAATCCTTTAAACAACACAGGGGCATTAGAGGATGAAGGAGATACAATTAGGGGGGGTGAAACTCCTGTTTCTGGTTCTTTGTTTCGGGTAGAGCGCAGTAATAATACTACCCTTGTGCATATCAATATTCCTGCGGGGCATAGTTTGAGGGTTAATTCTTCGGCGCCTAATGTGCTTTTTGCGGAATTAAGTCCCACTGCGAAGGTGCAGAAAAATATAACATGGTCTAATGACCTTAGTTGGCAAGATAGGTATGTGAGGTTAAGTAATGGGGAAACCTTTTTCGTGTCGATGTTAAAGGCGAATTTACAACGGTCGGATCTCAGTTTACGGCCCATCGTACCTGATAATAATACCATGATTGGTACTGCTCCCCTCAGAACCATGGCACAAGGTCAAGGGGCGATCGCAGCTATTAACGGAGGCTTTTTTAACCGTAATAATCAATTACCCTTGGGGGCTATCAGAAATAATCAAAATTGGCAAAGTGCGCCGATTCTCAATCGGGGGGTATTGGCTTGGAATGATGCAGGAAGTTTCCAAATTAGTCGTCTTCGTCTCCAAGAAACCATCACTAATAATAGTACGGGCGATCGCCTCGTATCCGATTATATCAACAGCGGTTATGTGCAAACAGGGGTATCCCGTTATACCCGTAGTTGGGGAGATCGTTACACGAGCCTAAGTAATAATGAGACTATTATAGTAGTAGAGGGGGATCGCATCAGGGACAAGATAAATGTTGCCCAAGCAGGAAGCAACCCCATCACTATTCCCGCCAACGGCTATTTAATCGTTATACGCAACTCTCCCCAACTTGCCACCAACTTTAACCAAGGGCAACAACTACAAATTACCAGCACCACAACCCCCCCTAACATGGCGAATTTTCCCTATATGTTGGGGGCAGGGCCGATGCTATTAACCAACCGTCAAATCGTCCTCAACGCTGAAGCAGAAGGCTTTAGCAATGCCTTTAATCAACAAAGGGCATCCCGTAGCGGAGTCGCCCTCGACAATCAGGGTAATATCATGTTTGTAGCTGTTCATCAAAGGGTAGGGGGCCCTGGCCCTAGCTTACAAGAGTTTGCCCAAATTCTCCTACAATTAGGTGCCACCGATGCCCTCAACCTTGATGGCGGTAGTTCCACCCAAATTTATCTAGGGGGTGAAATCATTGATCGTTCCCCCGTCACCGCCGCACGGGTACATAATGGGTTAGGACTGTTTTTCCGTCCTCGAAATTAA
- a CDS encoding hypothetical protein (KEGG: cyc:PCC7424_3400 hypothetical protein~SPTR: Putative uncharacterized protein) has translation MKTLEKTATRYSIDMIKDEVRQLVEKGTVSRHQPIYILCQYIPAREWVCVECELEKCDYLLRDQIGDLIASEEWDND, from the coding sequence ATGAAAACCCTAGAAAAAACTGCGACGAGATATTCCATCGATATGATAAAAGATGAAGTCAGACAATTGGTTGAAAAAGGCACCGTTAGCCGTCACCAACCCATTTACATCCTTTGTCAATATATTCCTGCCAGAGAATGGGTATGTGTAGAATGTGAACTCGAAAAATGTGATTATTTATTGAGAGATCAAATTGGCGATTTAATTGCCTCTGAAGAATGGGATAACGATTAA
- a CDS encoding 5,10-methylenetetrahydrofolate dehydrogenase (NADP+) (PFAM: Tetrahydrofolate dehydrogenase/cyclohydrolase, NAD(P)-binding domain; Tetrahydrofolate dehydrogenase/cyclohydrolase, catalytic domain~COGs: COG0190 5 10-methylene-tetrahydrofolate dehydrogenase/Methenyl tetrahydrofolate cyclohydrolase~InterPro IPR020630:IPR020631:IPR000672:IPR020867~KEGG: syn:sll0753 methylenetetrahydrofolate dehydrogenase/methenyltetrahydrofolate cyclohydrolase~PFAM: Tetrahydrofolate dehydrogenase/cyclohydrolase, NAD(P)-binding domain; Tetrahydrofolate dehydrogenase/cyclohydrolase, catalytic domain~PRIAM: Methylenetetrahydrofolate dehydrogenase (NADP(+))~SPTR: Bifunctional protein folD) has translation MVAKILDGKSLAQKIQTKLQNQISEKVAQGKRAPGLAVLMVGDNPASAVYVRNKEKSCQKVGMESFSRHFSADATQEELEEAIAQLNQDERVDGILVQLPLPSHLDSVGLLLKILPEKDADGLHPYNLGKLVRQEKGLRSCTPAGVMEILKEYNIDIAGKKAVVVGRSILVGKPIALMLLEENATVTIAHSRTANLAEVTKDADILVAAVGKPEMITADMVKPGAVVIDVGINRIETSEGKGKLVGDVDYQAIKDIASYITPVPGGVGPMTVAMLLQNTYLSYLVSTEKVQS, from the coding sequence ATGGTTGCTAAAATCTTAGATGGTAAAAGTTTAGCCCAAAAAATACAAACGAAGCTACAAAATCAAATCAGCGAAAAAGTAGCCCAAGGAAAAAGAGCACCGGGATTAGCAGTTTTAATGGTAGGAGATAACCCTGCTAGTGCTGTTTATGTACGTAACAAAGAAAAATCTTGCCAAAAAGTTGGTATGGAATCCTTTAGTCGTCATTTTTCAGCTGATGCTACCCAAGAAGAGTTAGAAGAGGCGATCGCCCAGTTAAACCAAGACGAACGAGTAGATGGTATCCTAGTACAACTCCCCCTGCCCTCTCATCTCGACTCCGTAGGCTTACTCCTAAAAATCCTACCCGAAAAAGATGCCGATGGACTCCACCCCTACAACCTCGGAAAATTAGTCAGACAAGAAAAAGGATTACGCAGTTGTACCCCCGCAGGAGTAATGGAAATCCTCAAAGAATATAACATCGACATCGCAGGGAAAAAAGCTGTGGTCGTCGGTAGGAGTATCCTCGTAGGAAAACCCATCGCCCTCATGCTATTAGAAGAAAACGCCACCGTCACCATTGCCCATTCTCGCACCGCCAATTTAGCCGAAGTGACCAAAGATGCTGATATTCTTGTGGCAGCGGTGGGTAAACCCGAAATGATTACCGCCGATATGGTAAAACCGGGTGCCGTAGTTATTGACGTGGGTATCAACCGCATCGAAACTAGCGAAGGTAAAGGAAAGTTAGTCGGTGACGTAGATTATCAAGCTATCAAAGATATTGCCTCCTACATTACCCCAGTACCCGGAGGAGTAGGCCCTATGACAGTGGCAATGTTGTTACAAAATACCTATCTAAGTTACTTGGTTTCCACTGAAAAAGTACAGTCATAA
- a CDS encoding glucosylglycerol phosphatase (PFAM: Glucosylglycerol-phosphate phosphatase (Salt_tol_Pase)~TIGRFAM: glucosylglycerol 3-phosphatase~InterPro IPR012765~KEGG: cyt:cce_3291 glucosylglycerolphosphate phosphatase~PFAM: Glucosylglycerol-phospate 3-phosphatase~PRIAM: Glucosylglycerol 3-phosphatase~SPTR: Glucosylglycerol 3-phosphatase;~TIGRFAM: glucosylglycerol 3-phosphatase), with protein MTNIKNLHLSLDHNLLKQKLIDTPNSLIIQDLDGVCMGLVKDPLNRVIQWNYVQAVKKMNSHFFVLTNGEHIGKRGVNNIVEKSASSTQEVKEKGYYLPGLAGGGVQWQDCFGNVQHPGISDHELKFLANVPNIVKEKLTTFCKKKCSFFSSEEINQIINAVILDNFVSPTVNINTFYEKLTAHNAIYIQLQNEVKLLMDELLNQAEKEGLKDSFFVHYAPNLGRDDDGLEILRPATETDSGTTDFQFMVTGGIKEAGVLFLLNYYYYLHTGEYPLGKDFNVRKAPKTQEELLNLVVNNFDPQKMPFIMGVGDTVNSTVMEQNGKKIVRRGGSDRNFLQLIQNIGDKLNIDNAVVYIDSSGGEIKNRKPIKLGKNEGKTIVLEGPGDNEDHNEPLKLNVVFPQGHQQYCQFFTDVANSRKFD; from the coding sequence ATGACTAACATTAAAAATCTGCATTTATCCTTAGATCATAACCTATTAAAACAAAAATTAATTGATACTCCTAATAGCTTAATTATCCAAGACTTAGATGGAGTATGTATGGGCTTAGTAAAAGATCCATTAAATAGAGTTATTCAGTGGAATTATGTCCAAGCCGTCAAGAAAATGAACAGTCATTTTTTTGTGCTTACCAATGGTGAACATATCGGCAAAAGAGGAGTTAATAATATTGTGGAAAAATCAGCTTCTTCTACCCAAGAAGTGAAAGAAAAAGGTTACTACTTACCCGGTTTAGCAGGGGGTGGGGTACAATGGCAGGATTGTTTTGGTAATGTGCAACACCCTGGGATTAGTGACCATGAATTAAAGTTTTTAGCCAATGTTCCTAATATTGTTAAAGAAAAATTAACAACTTTTTGTAAAAAAAAATGTAGCTTTTTTAGTTCCGAAGAAATTAATCAAATTATTAATGCGGTAATTCTTGATAACTTTGTATCTCCCACAGTTAATATTAATACTTTTTATGAAAAATTAACCGCCCATAATGCCATTTATATCCAGTTACAAAATGAAGTAAAATTACTGATGGACGAGTTATTAAACCAAGCCGAAAAAGAGGGTTTAAAAGACTCATTTTTTGTCCATTATGCCCCTAATTTGGGCAGGGATGATGATGGTTTAGAAATTTTACGCCCTGCCACAGAAACTGATTCGGGTACTACAGATTTTCAATTTATGGTGACAGGGGGAATCAAAGAGGCAGGAGTATTATTTTTACTCAATTACTATTACTATTTACACACAGGAGAATATCCCTTGGGGAAAGATTTTAATGTGAGAAAAGCTCCTAAAACTCAAGAGGAATTATTAAATTTAGTGGTCAATAATTTTGATCCTCAAAAAATGCCTTTTATCATGGGTGTGGGTGATACGGTTAATAGTACCGTGATGGAACAAAATGGCAAAAAAATCGTCCGTAGGGGAGGGAGCGATCGCAACTTTTTACAATTAATCCAAAATATCGGGGATAAATTAAACATAGATAATGCGGTGGTTTATATAGATAGTTCGGGAGGGGAAATTAAAAACAGAAAACCTATTAAATTAGGTAAAAATGAAGGTAAAACGATTGTTTTAGAAGGTCCAGGGGATAATGAAGATCATAACGAACCTTTAAAATTAAATGTGGTTTTCCCCCAAGGACATCAGCAATATTGCCAATTTTTTACAGATGTTGCAAACAGTCGTAAATTTGATTAA
- a CDS encoding ribonuclease, Rne/Rng family (PFAM: Ribonuclease E/G family; S1 RNA binding domain~TIGRFAM: ribonuclease, Rne/Rng family~COGs: COG1530 Ribonuclease G and E~InterPro IPR003029:IPR019307:IPR004659~KEGG: cyc:PCC7424_0042 ribonuclease, Rne/Rng family~PFAM: RNA-binding protein AU-1/Ribonuclease E/G; RNA binding S1 domain protein~PRIAM: Ribonuclease E~SPTR: Ribonuclease E and G;~TIGRFAM: ribonuclease, Rne/Rng family) produces MSKQIIIAEKNHIAAVFADDQIQELVVATGNQQVGDIYLGTVENVISGIDAAFVNIGDAEKNGFIHVTDLGPLRLRRNSAPITELLSPHQQALVQVMKEPTGNKGPRLTGNISLPGRYLVLMPYGKGVSLSRRIKNEHERNRLRALSILSKPAGMGLLVRTEAEGKAEETILEDLDFLQKQWEKIKQEANSVKAPALLNRDDDFIQRVLRDMYNDQVNRIVVDSENAVKRVKKQLNDWSASRHPSGVVIECHQGYTPILDYFRVNAAIKEALKPRVDLPSGGYIIIEPTEALTVIDVNSGSFTHSATSRQTVSWTNREAAVEIARQLKLRNIGGVIIIDFIDMDSRKDKLDLIQDFEKALKSDKAAPQIAQLTELGLVELTRKRQGKNIYELFGQTCSHCGGLGLMAHLPGHQEVETVTNFSQPVISKGFEKPTIDEKPILSDDGDAAEVDNDLNGASEGDNGNGRRRRRRRDGVVNKDDVNTNNGYKGGNDEGEGDSPKPERKERTYLSRSARRDESKLEKVVVKMSEAEQDIYAMMGVSPLLHLEREIKDPKSVLIYVQSPDESGVEEENHSADERVVEDSEVIFSSSSVEMDGDSGEMDSDGDDNSSLPLFAVEATDDGEAEEVEETPIFDEDGNADHGDDDAEVISPKVSEPETIAEAVVKEALSGDRPVVRTRRRRSKKTEE; encoded by the coding sequence ATGTCGAAACAAATAATCATTGCTGAAAAAAATCATATTGCGGCGGTTTTTGCGGATGATCAGATTCAAGAGTTGGTAGTCGCTACAGGAAATCAACAGGTAGGAGATATTTATTTAGGAACAGTAGAAAATGTGATCTCAGGCATTGATGCCGCCTTTGTCAATATTGGGGATGCAGAAAAAAATGGCTTTATCCACGTCACCGATTTAGGCCCTTTGAGATTACGCAGAAATTCTGCCCCCATTACCGAACTATTAAGTCCCCACCAACAGGCATTAGTACAGGTGATGAAAGAACCAACGGGGAACAAAGGCCCTCGTCTGACAGGTAATATCAGTTTGCCCGGTCGTTATTTAGTATTAATGCCCTATGGTAAAGGAGTTAGCTTATCTCGGCGTATCAAAAATGAGCATGAAAGAAATCGTTTAAGGGCTTTATCAATTCTTTCTAAACCTGCGGGAATGGGTTTGTTGGTGCGTACCGAGGCTGAAGGTAAAGCAGAGGAAACCATCCTCGAAGATTTGGATTTCTTACAAAAGCAATGGGAGAAAATTAAACAGGAGGCAAATTCTGTTAAAGCTCCAGCCCTACTAAACCGTGATGATGATTTTATTCAGCGGGTATTGCGGGATATGTATAATGACCAAGTAAACCGCATTGTCGTTGACTCAGAAAACGCAGTCAAGCGGGTGAAAAAACAGCTAAATGATTGGAGTGCAAGTCGTCATCCTAGTGGAGTGGTCATTGAATGTCATCAAGGATATACTCCCATCTTGGATTATTTCCGAGTAAATGCGGCGATTAAGGAAGCCCTCAAGCCAAGGGTTGATCTACCTTCTGGGGGTTATATTATCATTGAACCGACAGAAGCCCTAACGGTAATTGATGTTAACTCTGGTTCGTTTACCCATTCAGCGACTTCTCGTCAAACGGTTTCTTGGACAAACCGAGAGGCGGCGGTAGAAATTGCCCGACAGTTGAAGTTACGTAATATTGGTGGGGTAATTATTATCGATTTTATCGATATGGATTCCCGTAAAGATAAATTGGATTTAATTCAAGATTTTGAAAAGGCGCTCAAGTCTGATAAGGCCGCCCCTCAAATTGCCCAGTTGACGGAGTTGGGGTTAGTGGAGTTGACCAGAAAGCGTCAGGGTAAAAATATTTATGAGTTGTTTGGACAAACCTGTTCCCATTGCGGTGGTTTGGGCTTAATGGCTCATTTACCGGGACATCAGGAAGTGGAAACGGTAACGAATTTTAGTCAACCAGTTATCAGTAAGGGTTTTGAGAAGCCAACCATTGATGAGAAGCCGATTCTCAGTGATGATGGGGATGCGGCAGAGGTTGATAATGATTTGAATGGTGCGAGTGAGGGTGATAATGGTAATGGTCGTCGTCGTCGCCGTCGTCGTGATGGAGTGGTTAATAAGGATGATGTTAATACCAATAATGGTTATAAAGGGGGTAATGATGAGGGTGAAGGGGATTCTCCGAAGCCTGAGCGTAAAGAACGCACTTACTTATCGAGAAGCGCCCGTCGAGATGAGAGTAAGTTGGAGAAGGTTGTGGTGAAAATGTCGGAGGCGGAACAGGATATTTATGCGATGATGGGGGTTTCTCCTTTGTTACATTTGGAGCGAGAAATTAAGGATCCTAAGTCTGTGTTAATCTATGTGCAATCCCCTGATGAGTCCGGGGTGGAGGAAGAAAATCATTCTGCGGATGAGCGGGTGGTGGAAGATTCTGAGGTGATTTTCAGTTCTTCTTCTGTGGAGATGGATGGTGATAGTGGTGAGATGGATTCTGATGGGGATGACAATTCTTCTTTACCTTTATTTGCTGTTGAGGCGACGGATGATGGTGAGGCGGAGGAGGTTGAGGAAACCCCAATTTTTGATGAGGATGGCAATGCTGATCATGGGGATGATGATGCTGAGGTGATTTCTCCGAAGGTGTCTGAGCCTGAAACCATTGCTGAGGCGGTAGTGAAGGAGGCTTTAAGTGGCGATCGCCCCGTAGTGAGAACCCGTCGTCGTCGTTCTAAAAAGACTGAGGAATAA
- a CDS encoding diguanylate cyclase with PAS/PAC sensor (PFAM: GGDEF domain; FHA domain~TIGRFAM: PAS domain S-box; diguanylate cyclase (GGDEF) domain~COGs: COG2199 FOG: GGDEF domain~InterPro IPR000253:IPR000160:IPR000014~KEGG: cyc:PCC7424_3126 diguanylate cyclase/phosphodiesterase with PAS/PAC sensor(s)~PFAM: Forkhead-associated protein; GGDEF domain containing protein~SMART: GGDEF domain containing protein; Forkhead-associated protein~SPTR: Diguanylate cyclase/phosphodiesterase with PAS/PAC sensor(S);~TIGRFAM: diguanylate cyclase; PAS sensor protein) — MIDDNPLKHLLSLELSTGKKTFLLEKKFYSVGRSSSNSIIINHRVTSRHHSLIIKATYHRKKENKADTAFWILDGDWQGQKSRNGLFINTEKIDLHKLVPGDIIIFGGIEIRAKYDIVDIRSKELFSVLDKKHITEIPLSTEVNDINHFDQISSNNDYQELKYLGEENNYCNNTIAELIEGIILIDSHHLQIVDCNLSLIKLLGYDTKEEILDLNLEQLFPLDIEILKDDIYLLNNQYSDVSRDSVIKTKENKILSVELKVRFTEKLGQKIICLSVLDLTQQRKLEELLRYQIYHNPVTNLPNYKLFKEHFFSLLANYSALDDGFISLILVKINEWQEIGYNYNYEVSELILKTIGKRFKQLISSKDIVYHWRDDQFAFLLAQNTSDYSEKIKYQILQVAEESFSVNEEQIKVSLSIGEASYPEDGSYDEILLQKADRTLTENYYEYVKEKC, encoded by the coding sequence ATGATTGATGATAATCCATTAAAACACCTACTTTCCCTAGAATTGAGTACAGGTAAAAAAACATTTTTGCTAGAAAAAAAATTTTATTCTGTGGGAAGAAGTTCTAGTAACTCTATTATTATTAATCATCGAGTTACTTCTCGTCATCATAGCCTTATAATTAAAGCCACTTATCACCGTAAGAAAGAAAATAAAGCCGATACTGCTTTTTGGATTTTAGACGGTGATTGGCAAGGTCAAAAAAGTAGAAATGGATTATTTATTAATACTGAAAAAATTGATCTTCATAAATTAGTTCCGGGAGATATTATAATTTTTGGAGGAATAGAAATACGGGCTAAATATGACATAGTAGATATTCGATCAAAAGAATTATTTAGCGTTCTTGATAAAAAGCATATTACCGAAATACCTTTATCTACAGAGGTAAATGATATAAATCATTTTGATCAGATTAGCAGTAATAATGATTATCAAGAATTAAAATATTTAGGAGAAGAAAATAATTATTGTAATAATACCATTGCTGAATTAATAGAAGGAATTATTTTAATTGATAGTCATCATTTACAAATTGTAGATTGCAACCTATCTTTGATAAAACTATTAGGTTATGACACTAAAGAAGAAATTTTAGACTTAAATCTTGAGCAGCTTTTCCCCCTTGACATAGAAATTTTAAAAGATGATATTTATCTTTTAAATAATCAATATAGTGATGTTTCAAGGGATTCGGTTATCAAAACAAAAGAAAACAAAATTTTATCAGTCGAACTTAAAGTAAGATTTACTGAAAAATTAGGTCAAAAGATTATTTGCCTATCAGTTTTAGACCTTACCCAACAAAGAAAACTTGAAGAATTATTACGCTATCAAATTTATCATAATCCTGTTACAAATCTTCCCAATTATAAACTGTTTAAAGAGCATTTCTTTTCCCTATTAGCTAACTATTCTGCCCTTGATGATGGTTTTATTTCTTTAATTTTGGTCAAAATAAATGAATGGCAAGAGATTGGTTATAACTATAACTATGAAGTTTCAGAATTAATTTTAAAAACTATCGGCAAAAGATTTAAACAATTGATTTCCTCGAAAGATATAGTTTATCATTGGCGTGATGATCAATTTGCTTTTTTATTAGCTCAAAATACATCTGATTATTCAGAAAAAATCAAATATCAAATTTTACAAGTAGCAGAGGAATCTTTTTCTGTTAATGAAGAACAAATAAAAGTTAGTTTGAGTATCGGGGAGGCTTCATATCCAGAGGATGGTAGTTATGATGAGATTTTACTACAAAAAGCCGATCGCACCCTAACCGAAAATTATTATGAATATGTAAAAGAAAAATGTTAG